Proteins encoded together in one bacterium window:
- the bamA gene encoding outer membrane protein assembly factor BamA produces the protein MISRMSRMFVVSAALAIFCPLATLKIYADSSSHKHTNKTYTIKEIIVEGNKTIKQELILNSIPYRLDDVFDAQKSELAINNLYALGHFRQVKLEGEEIDDASMALIVTVEEKKLLEDLHIKGNKNIETKKIKEKINSAKITSIDEETIKQICEQIKKMYAEENKHFVTFTTTLTPNKDNPHKMTAEIVVHEGPTTSVKFVHFEGNDKIPDRNLNKPLFTREAWLLGFMDQAGSYNEEQLDADKHRIEYYYRDHGYLTAKVSKTDTEFSPNKRDVAITFHISEGDLFTVNSVYAHGDEVFSDNELKPYIDVKVGHPFSQSAMMKTISKLRDLWGEKGYIFADVYPQVKPNEETKEVDIVFNIDRGKQMYVNRIEVTGNHATRDKVIRRQLEIIEGEMITSKKLTRSKANVEYLSFFERDGVNWKIHRLTDELADLEMNVREAKTGSFNFQMSYGTDRFNPRPSLRGMLVLEKSNLFGLGWEVGGLIQANKERVQKLELRFIDPYLFDSNISGAFYFYKRWDEYEQWRSLNRSPIQIVTGGHTRFGFRLPQIDKRLQLLLDIGIENLHNKNKITTSDAVFAPVVNRSFQEGTLNWVGLDLIKDTRNHQIYPNEGYKLTLATKTALPGLNDDFSFLKGEAHGSCYTSLIGKDTLVLGSQLRLSAVRSLGKSKLTPYKELFHMGGQNTVRGHVFGGAGPAWKTPGDMNEGSPLGAQNAFLFSTELIFPLIPDYSMKAHFFYNAGCGWDTPKNDIPDHSYIKRDKFQPRHSVGFGLNLVNPFPAKIDWGFKLDRKKSQNESAHEFHLTMNYAW, from the coding sequence ATGATTTCTCGCATGTCGAGGATGTTTGTAGTAAGTGCTGCTTTGGCTATTTTTTGCCCCCTCGCTACGCTAAAAATATACGCAGACAGCAGCTCACATAAACACACCAATAAAACGTATACCATCAAGGAAATTATCGTTGAAGGAAATAAAACGATAAAACAAGAGCTTATTCTAAATAGTATTCCCTATCGTCTTGACGATGTTTTTGATGCTCAAAAAAGTGAGCTTGCCATTAACAATCTCTATGCCCTGGGGCATTTTCGACAAGTAAAACTCGAAGGAGAAGAAATCGATGATGCATCGATGGCATTAATTGTTACGGTTGAAGAAAAGAAGCTTTTGGAAGATTTACACATCAAAGGCAACAAAAATATCGAAACTAAAAAAATCAAAGAAAAGATTAACAGCGCCAAAATAACCTCGATCGACGAAGAAACGATTAAACAAATTTGCGAACAAATTAAAAAAATGTACGCAGAAGAAAATAAGCACTTCGTTACCTTTACCACAACACTCACACCAAACAAAGATAATCCTCATAAAATGACCGCTGAAATTGTAGTGCACGAAGGCCCAACAACCAGTGTAAAATTTGTTCATTTTGAGGGTAACGACAAGATTCCTGACCGCAACTTAAACAAGCCACTGTTCACACGAGAAGCATGGCTGTTGGGCTTTATGGACCAAGCGGGCAGTTACAACGAAGAGCAGCTTGATGCCGACAAGCATCGCATTGAATATTATTATCGCGATCACGGCTACTTGACCGCAAAAGTAAGCAAAACTGACACTGAGTTCTCGCCAAACAAACGCGATGTTGCGATTACTTTTCACATCAGCGAGGGCGATTTATTTACGGTCAACTCGGTATATGCACATGGCGATGAGGTATTTTCAGACAATGAATTAAAACCGTACATCGACGTCAAAGTTGGTCATCCATTTTCACAATCTGCAATGATGAAAACAATCAGCAAGCTGCGTGATTTGTGGGGAGAAAAAGGCTATATCTTTGCCGACGTTTATCCACAAGTTAAGCCAAATGAAGAAACTAAAGAAGTAGACATTGTTTTCAATATCGACCGCGGCAAACAAATGTACGTTAATCGCATCGAAGTTACCGGCAACCATGCAACTCGCGACAAAGTGATTCGCCGCCAATTGGAAATTATTGAAGGCGAAATGATTACCTCCAAGAAATTGACGCGCTCAAAAGCGAATGTTGAATATTTAAGCTTTTTTGAACGCGATGGCGTTAATTGGAAAATTCACCGCCTCACCGATGAATTAGCAGATCTTGAAATGAATGTGCGTGAAGCAAAAACCGGCAGCTTTAACTTCCAAATGAGTTATGGTACCGATCGCTTTAACCCACGCCCATCGTTGCGCGGCATGCTGGTACTTGAAAAAAGCAACTTGTTCGGCCTTGGCTGGGAAGTGGGCGGCTTGATACAAGCAAACAAAGAACGCGTACAAAAACTTGAATTGCGCTTCATAGATCCATATCTTTTTGATTCAAACATTTCAGGCGCATTTTATTTCTATAAACGCTGGGACGAGTACGAACAGTGGCGCAGCTTGAACCGCTCACCAATCCAAATTGTAACCGGTGGCCATACGCGTTTTGGTTTCAGACTTCCTCAAATTGATAAGCGCTTACAACTGTTGCTTGATATTGGCATCGAAAACCTGCACAACAAAAATAAAATCACAACTTCAGACGCAGTCTTTGCACCTGTCGTCAACCGTTCATTCCAGGAAGGAACGCTGAATTGGGTTGGTCTTGATTTGATTAAAGATACGCGTAATCACCAGATTTATCCTAACGAAGGATACAAGCTTACGCTGGCCACAAAAACAGCACTGCCGGGCCTAAATGATGATTTCTCATTCCTTAAAGGCGAAGCTCATGGCAGTTGCTACACATCTTTGATTGGCAAAGACACACTCGTACTTGGCTCACAGCTGCGGTTAAGCGCAGTACGTTCGCTTGGTAAATCAAAACTGACGCCGTATAAAGAGTTGTTCCACATGGGCGGCCAAAACACGGTTCGAGGACACGTATTTGGTGGCGCTGGTCCAGCATGGAAAACCCCGGGAGATATGAATGAAGGTAGCCCATTGGGCGCACAAAATGCGTTCTTGTTTAGTACTGAACTTATTTTTCCTCTAATCCCAGATTATTCAATGAAAGCACATTTCTTTTATAATGCCGGGTGCGGTTGGGATACACCAAAAAATGATATTCCAGATCATTCCTACATCAAGCGCGATAAATTTCAACCACGACACTCTGTTGGTTTTGGCTTGAACTTGGTCAACCCATTCCCCGCCAAAATCGACTGGGGCTTTAAGCTTGACCGTAAAAAGAGCCAGAACGAATCTGCTCATGAATTTCATTTAACCATGAATTATGCTTGGTAA
- a CDS encoding mechanosensitive ion channel — translation MRAKIIILSIFLIFPSAILQPAIEFFLPQQPARLPFLTAKDAKKKQHKKVTTEFEEFQKNHIEKNKKITATLEAIAKDAAELEKQKAAPKSPEILHYFNKKNDLLTNQKQHLILIQNTIKNIEETYEKNIQVLEKTIDFLQAPRAQGLKTVYSWQELRTAQKQATDTLQEITEEEKKKDDLNKLKNKERELINSLKKQVEINLKERDKVVNEAKSGDKKEMLAIPIQDTEDLYNQENNLLEQKIDLSDHKIKLLEQEARLKENEVDLLKNQHIRQKETLALIEDLLVLTLSDVDFAKKELDEAQQKERKERDEIDKKIKPKEAEKGRVSIQQDAFRRKINTFPDDKKDTVNYYLNESESSRLHALYAVLEKDIKLLESKKLVAAQATQLKDLQYQLVDIRYKISTQKLDLDEFLNKYLNLKHVSTQTLEEYKKEREKISIKQLDVGRKKEDLKLEKNKLLEKKDTVFKDQAPALQTIIKRLTVIKQLLKQQVDLSNEYLVVISALINKQEEINSQYELIIEMIERRKNYEGLWKVSPKAISFEDFKRSLLEAENFFKEFFWDTPQYLGPSILLAAIKTINFYDILALFFFLFFFLFIYACLKIILQFMLKRATLRLTGDRKNIGFLSLNIIISLLKFSLEHLGIMLGWVFIYAHIIFDFKFIFSTISFFAKPYYVSMFYLLTIPIFVYLSRELLVSLKELNRRLSFFFFAEKLQDRFLLLITFVCYSTATLLPLRRAFLSYYPDQPTIFPAVLIGAYSLVLVITVLLFFSKEDVLRLIPERYTFLVWIKQQIDAHYYPVFFFIMSLLILSNPYIGYSNLAWFLAFVVPSTALLISALFIVHYYIRKYSVFLFMKEEEEEIIDKFEHAKTYYGFVVIFSFFTLMIVTFILVARIWGFAYTPADLWRLFSTELVIPIGPEHKLGLVQLVSLILFIVGGFIASSLLHKFVLNKLFDILRTEPGAQNTYSRILHYAIILSASVLGFMFIHLENMFWYVGTLLSVAAGFAVKDLAADYIAGFLVLIERPIEIGNFIMVEDNERARGTVHKIDARTTTIVNIYNHSMIIPNKDLIAKKIDNWSKGRFATGFDIRIRVDYKSDPDLTKNIITEVIQSNPTILRVPRLIVRLEDFEESALFFLARAFISTRRVKEQWTIASTIREDIFKAFKEKGIHFAFPQRVLHMEEKKFHNFDQSPSSSSQSPIQFKFDSQ, via the coding sequence ATGCGCGCAAAAATTATTATTCTTTCTATTTTTTTGATTTTTCCATCTGCAATACTCCAGCCAGCTATAGAGTTTTTTCTTCCGCAACAACCAGCGCGGCTTCCTTTTTTAACTGCCAAAGATGCTAAAAAAAAGCAACACAAAAAAGTCACAACAGAATTTGAAGAATTTCAAAAAAACCATATCGAAAAAAACAAAAAAATAACCGCCACCCTAGAAGCTATTGCCAAAGATGCCGCAGAACTTGAAAAACAAAAAGCAGCACCAAAGTCACCAGAAATACTTCATTACTTCAATAAAAAAAATGATCTTTTAACCAACCAAAAGCAACACCTCATACTTATTCAAAACACTATAAAAAACATTGAAGAAACCTATGAAAAAAATATACAAGTACTAGAAAAAACGATCGACTTTTTACAAGCACCACGCGCACAGGGTCTTAAGACGGTTTATTCCTGGCAAGAGCTAAGAACTGCACAAAAACAAGCAACAGATACTCTGCAAGAAATAACCGAAGAAGAAAAAAAGAAAGACGATTTAAACAAGCTTAAAAACAAAGAACGTGAGCTTATCAATTCACTCAAAAAACAAGTTGAAATCAATCTTAAAGAACGCGACAAAGTTGTTAATGAAGCAAAAAGTGGCGATAAAAAAGAAATGCTAGCCATCCCTATTCAAGACACTGAAGATCTTTACAACCAAGAAAACAATCTACTCGAACAAAAAATTGATCTGAGCGATCACAAAATAAAGTTACTTGAACAAGAAGCTCGCCTCAAAGAAAATGAAGTAGACCTTCTTAAAAATCAGCACATCAGACAAAAAGAAACCCTAGCACTTATCGAAGATTTACTGGTCCTCACGCTCAGCGATGTTGATTTTGCAAAAAAAGAACTTGATGAAGCCCAACAAAAAGAACGTAAAGAACGCGATGAAATCGACAAAAAAATTAAACCTAAGGAAGCTGAAAAAGGGCGCGTTAGTATTCAACAAGATGCCTTTCGCCGCAAAATTAATACGTTCCCAGATGACAAAAAAGATACCGTAAACTACTACCTCAATGAAAGCGAATCTAGCCGCCTACACGCTTTATATGCAGTTTTAGAAAAAGACATAAAGCTTTTAGAAAGTAAAAAACTAGTAGCAGCACAAGCAACACAACTCAAAGATCTTCAATACCAACTCGTTGATATTCGCTATAAAATTTCAACACAAAAACTTGATCTTGATGAGTTTTTAAACAAATATTTAAATCTCAAACATGTTTCCACCCAAACCTTGGAAGAATACAAAAAAGAGCGCGAAAAAATTAGCATCAAACAACTCGATGTCGGACGCAAAAAAGAAGATTTGAAACTTGAAAAAAATAAACTTCTTGAAAAAAAAGATACGGTATTTAAAGATCAGGCTCCAGCGCTCCAAACAATCATCAAGCGCTTAACCGTCATCAAACAACTACTCAAACAACAAGTTGATTTAAGTAACGAATATTTGGTTGTTATTTCTGCATTGATTAACAAACAAGAAGAAATTAACAGTCAGTACGAGCTCATTATTGAAATGATTGAACGAAGAAAGAATTACGAAGGCTTATGGAAGGTTTCGCCAAAAGCCATTTCATTTGAAGACTTCAAGCGTTCGTTATTGGAAGCCGAAAATTTTTTTAAAGAATTTTTCTGGGACACGCCACAATATCTTGGCCCATCAATCTTACTTGCTGCCATAAAAACAATAAATTTTTATGACATTTTGGCGCTCTTTTTCTTCTTGTTTTTCTTCCTGTTTATTTATGCGTGCCTCAAAATTATTTTACAATTTATGCTTAAGCGCGCAACGCTGCGCCTCACAGGCGACCGTAAAAATATCGGCTTCTTATCGCTCAACATTATCATTTCATTGCTTAAATTTAGCTTGGAGCATCTGGGCATTATGCTTGGCTGGGTCTTTATTTATGCGCATATTATTTTTGATTTCAAATTCATTTTTTCGACCATCAGTTTTTTTGCAAAGCCGTATTATGTCTCAATGTTTTACTTACTCACGATTCCTATTTTTGTTTATTTATCGCGCGAATTGCTCGTCAGTTTAAAAGAACTCAATCGCCGCTTAAGTTTCTTTTTCTTTGCCGAAAAATTACAAGATCGCTTCTTGCTCCTGATTACCTTCGTATGCTACTCAACCGCTACATTACTCCCTCTCAGACGCGCGTTTTTAAGCTACTATCCTGACCAACCAACCATCTTCCCAGCGGTTTTGATTGGCGCCTATTCGCTCGTTTTGGTAATTACTGTTCTGCTTTTTTTTAGCAAAGAAGATGTGTTACGCCTTATTCCAGAACGTTATACTTTTTTAGTGTGGATCAAACAACAAATTGACGCACACTACTATCCCGTATTTTTCTTCATTATGAGCTTGCTTATTTTGTCCAATCCATACATCGGCTACTCAAACTTAGCGTGGTTCTTAGCATTTGTGGTGCCATCAACCGCACTACTCATTTCTGCGTTATTTATTGTGCATTACTACATTCGTAAATATTCTGTCTTTTTGTTTATGAAAGAAGAAGAAGAAGAAATTATCGACAAATTTGAGCATGCTAAAACTTACTATGGCTTTGTCGTAATTTTCAGCTTCTTTACACTCATGATCGTTACCTTCATTTTAGTAGCACGCATTTGGGGTTTTGCCTACACACCAGCAGATTTATGGCGCCTCTTTTCTACCGAACTTGTTATCCCAATCGGCCCTGAACACAAGCTTGGCTTGGTCCAACTTGTTTCGCTTATTTTATTTATTGTTGGCGGCTTTATCGCTTCATCGCTACTACACAAATTTGTACTCAATAAATTATTCGACATTTTGCGTACCGAACCCGGCGCACAAAATACGTACTCACGCATCTTGCATTATGCCATCATTTTATCAGCATCTGTTCTTGGCTTTATGTTCATCCATCTTGAAAATATGTTTTGGTACGTTGGTACGTTGCTATCTGTTGCTGCCGGTTTTGCCGTGAAAGATTTAGCAGCTGACTATATCGCCGGCTTTTTGGTGCTGATCGAGCGACCGATTGAAATTGGCAATTTTATCATGGTTGAAGACAACGAAAGAGCACGAGGCACCGTCCATAAAATTGATGCGCGCACGACAACCATCGTCAATATTTACAATCACTCAATGATCATCCCGAATAAAGATTTAATCGCCAAAAAAATAGATAATTGGAGCAAGGGACGTTTTGCTACCGGCTTTGATATCAGAATCCGCGTTGACTATAAATCAGATCCCGACTTGACCAAAAATATTATTACCGAAGTTATTCAAAGCAACCCGACCATTTTGCGCGTGCCACGATTAATTGTACGCTTAGAAGATTTCGAAGAAAGCGCTTTATTTTTCCTAGCTCGTGCATTTATCAGCACGCGCCGCGTTAAAGAACAATGGACCATTGCTAGCACCATTCGCGAGGATATTTTTAAAGCGTTTAAAGAAAAGGGCATCCACTTTGCATTTCCACAACGCGTTTTGCATATGGAAGAAAAGAAATTTCATAACTTTGATCAATCACCATCATCTTCTTCACAAAGCCCTATTCAATTTAAATTTGATTCTCAATAA
- a CDS encoding serine/threonine protein phosphatase codes for MKNFLWLFLLSLFVKWPVVAATPADYATLTDWSVACFTKLPEYDHLSGYDIINGESLSEVYKTTLTAQQFKDKMEKFAKRSKQKLQVKDNWVSADAPQDSLFDIQAKHDNEFEHAFIQRLEIPANSEVCFMGDYHGSVHSLLRNLWRLSVDGYLDDNFKFKKDNFYLIFLGDFVDRGRYGAEVWYSLMQLKLANWDKVHLLRGNHETSLASKKYGFLGWSAIKGKGKLEGEVCIKFETDIEKERSEQGEIGKKILNLYHFLPFAIFLGVKDKNEFVQCCHAGIAVNDGDTDLFDVKPFIKENKKFQKISKFQEGFQWSDFSQDKDDSDFASGCRGTKYGIEATVAGGQEYLNQNNLKAFFRGHQDQCYGFKMFFENEAQKNAVIEGKKERFGVYPFGPYHWKYIVSDSHQREADGFLVKDYKPIFTFTSASEGQSVPFDCYGIVMVGNGLYDNWRLKIYETGLPNELVSKIQDASISNRNKKYVAIGSITSDLRGAIAVEDKQLKINWLSVPLKEEDLRSKLGDMLPSAPKPKKLEITLQEALKALKTKFAVLAEQLARLAPGH; via the coding sequence ATGAAGAATTTTCTATGGTTATTTTTATTGAGCTTATTTGTGAAATGGCCGGTTGTTGCTGCTACCCCGGCTGATTATGCAACGTTGACCGATTGGTCAGTTGCTTGTTTTACCAAACTACCAGAATATGACCATTTGAGTGGGTATGATATTATTAATGGTGAGAGTCTATCAGAAGTTTACAAAACAACGCTGACTGCTCAACAATTCAAAGATAAGATGGAAAAATTTGCAAAGCGTAGCAAGCAAAAGCTTCAAGTCAAAGATAATTGGGTGAGTGCTGATGCGCCACAAGATTCATTGTTTGATATTCAAGCAAAGCATGATAATGAATTTGAGCATGCATTTATCCAAAGATTAGAGATTCCAGCAAATAGCGAAGTTTGTTTTATGGGCGATTATCACGGTAGCGTGCATTCACTGTTGCGCAATCTATGGCGGTTGAGTGTTGATGGATATCTTGACGACAATTTTAAATTTAAAAAAGATAATTTTTATCTGATCTTTTTGGGCGATTTTGTTGACCGCGGCCGCTATGGGGCTGAAGTGTGGTACTCACTGATGCAACTTAAGCTTGCCAATTGGGACAAAGTTCATTTGCTGCGTGGCAATCATGAGACAAGTTTGGCAAGTAAAAAATATGGCTTTTTAGGGTGGAGTGCTATCAAGGGTAAAGGAAAGTTAGAGGGCGAAGTTTGTATTAAATTTGAAACTGATATTGAAAAAGAACGATCTGAGCAGGGAGAAATTGGTAAAAAAATTTTAAATCTCTATCACTTTTTGCCCTTTGCAATCTTTTTGGGTGTTAAAGATAAAAATGAATTTGTACAATGTTGCCATGCTGGCATAGCCGTGAATGATGGAGACACAGATCTTTTTGATGTCAAGCCTTTCATTAAAGAAAATAAAAAATTTCAAAAAATTTCTAAATTTCAAGAAGGCTTTCAGTGGAGTGATTTTTCTCAGGATAAAGATGACTCAGACTTTGCTTCGGGATGTCGTGGGACGAAATATGGCATAGAAGCTACGGTTGCTGGGGGGCAAGAATACTTAAATCAAAATAATCTCAAAGCTTTTTTTCGAGGCCATCAAGATCAGTGTTATGGTTTTAAAATGTTTTTTGAAAATGAGGCTCAGAAGAATGCGGTTATTGAAGGCAAGAAAGAGCGATTTGGGGTTTATCCGTTTGGTCCCTATCATTGGAAATATATTGTTTCTGACTCTCATCAAAGAGAAGCAGATGGCTTTTTAGTTAAAGATTATAAACCAATTTTTACGTTTACTTCAGCATCAGAAGGCCAATCGGTGCCCTTCGATTGTTATGGCATTGTTATGGTTGGTAATGGACTCTATGATAACTGGCGCTTAAAAATCTATGAAACAGGTTTGCCAAATGAGTTAGTTTCAAAAATTCAGGATGCGTCGATATCAAATCGTAATAAAAAATATGTTGCTATTGGTTCAATCACAAGCGATTTAAGAGGTGCGATTGCTGTTGAAGACAAACAGCTTAAAATTAATTGGCTTAGCGTGCCATTGAAAGAAGAAGATTTAAGATCAAAATTGGGTGATATGTTACCATCAGCTCCTAAACCGAAAAAATTAGAAATAACTTTGCAGGAAGCTCTTAAGGCCCTCAAAACAAAATTTGCAGTATTGGCAGAGCAATTGGCGAGATTAGCACCAGGGCATTAA
- a CDS encoding GNAT family N-acetyltransferase translates to MKKLLLSFALLAQLIISENVFSAALEIRTFSGPEARQYSSDIINIRFLFKEFPYLYQGTVEYEVEYLETYFKSPNAIILLVFDNDKVVGFANAIPLVEELEEIKAPFIKKGLNLDDYLYIGEVMLYPEYRKKGIVKRFYESLKIVEDDARAKGFRSTIFMMVDRPEDHPLRPEGYQPLDAMCRYFGYGLAPDMKIALAWTQVDTGMETDNTLSIWEKKIS, encoded by the coding sequence GTGAAGAAATTACTACTCTCTTTTGCTTTACTTGCGCAATTAATTATCTCAGAAAATGTTTTTAGTGCAGCACTCGAAATTCGAACATTTTCAGGACCTGAAGCTCGACAATATTCCAGCGACATTATTAACATTCGCTTTCTTTTTAAAGAATTTCCGTATCTGTACCAAGGCACGGTTGAGTATGAAGTCGAGTATTTAGAAACTTATTTTAAATCGCCAAACGCTATTATTTTGCTGGTATTTGATAATGACAAAGTTGTAGGTTTTGCAAATGCAATCCCACTCGTAGAAGAACTTGAGGAAATAAAAGCACCATTCATCAAAAAAGGTCTCAATCTCGATGATTATTTATACATCGGCGAAGTTATGCTGTATCCGGAATATCGTAAAAAAGGCATTGTAAAACGTTTTTATGAAAGCTTAAAAATTGTAGAAGACGATGCTCGTGCAAAAGGATTTCGCTCAACCATTTTTATGATGGTAGACCGACCAGAAGATCATCCTCTCAGACCAGAAGGTTATCAACCACTGGATGCTATGTGTCGATACTTTGGTTATGGATTGGCGCCTGATATGAAAATAGCACTGGCGTGGACACAAGTTGATACTGGCATGGAAACAGACAACACACTCTCGATTTGGGAAAAGAAAATTAGTTAG
- the rsmA gene encoding ribosomal RNA small subunit methyltransferase A, producing MNKRPKTKDYSYKSEPRKKKEFGQHFLRKHSTVDNMISAVAVTPETTVLEIGCGDGFLTRAILEQTHCKKLICYEIDPEWIEVVQKKISDPRLEIRHRNFLDITHEDFQADAPWVVLANVPYQITFPIFFTFVKHKQFITEGVVMIQEEVAQKIAATQGRGYNPTSLLLQHHFDVSLMEKIEPAAFEPAPKVHSRLLYFKPKAIVKPIPQEEDFWKFAKLCFSSPRRTLANNLKQAHYPLTQLESGTLQLRAQQLSFDMLLDIWQRLQS from the coding sequence ATGAATAAAAGACCGAAAACCAAAGACTATTCCTACAAATCAGAGCCACGCAAGAAGAAAGAATTTGGACAGCATTTTTTGCGTAAGCATTCTACGGTGGACAATATGATCAGCGCGGTGGCCGTAACGCCCGAAACAACAGTTCTTGAAATTGGCTGTGGCGACGGTTTTTTAACGCGCGCTATTCTTGAACAAACACACTGCAAAAAACTGATTTGTTATGAAATTGATCCGGAATGGATTGAGGTCGTTCAAAAAAAAATAAGCGATCCGCGCCTTGAAATCAGGCACCGAAATTTTCTTGATATTACGCATGAAGATTTTCAGGCCGATGCGCCATGGGTCGTTTTGGCAAACGTTCCCTACCAAATTACCTTTCCCATTTTCTTTACCTTCGTGAAACACAAACAGTTTATTACCGAAGGCGTGGTCATGATCCAAGAAGAAGTAGCACAAAAAATTGCGGCAACGCAGGGGCGGGGCTACAACCCAACAAGCTTGTTGCTGCAGCATCATTTTGATGTTTCTTTGATGGAAAAAATTGAGCCAGCCGCTTTTGAGCCAGCGCCAAAAGTTCATTCACGACTTTTGTATTTCAAACCAAAAGCCATTGTCAAACCAATTCCACAAGAAGAAGATTTTTGGAAATTTGCTAAACTCTGTTTTTCTTCACCACGCCGCACACTTGCCAACAATCTTAAACAAGCGCACTATCCGCTTACACAATTAGAAAGTGGCACACTGCAACTGCGCGCACAGCAACTTTCTTTTGATATGTTGCTTGATATCTGGCAGCGCTTGCAAAGCTGA
- a CDS encoding ubiquitin carboxyl-terminal hydrolase, protein MKKILLGLMLNVVTISQMFGTTKTTLDRLYKSPPVGINNYMGNSCFMNAAMQALYYIRPLTQHLFSQPFKDALVGNENTVAGKYVDFLEKLITTSPKALTTDDAKTFRDFITCRAMQSNILNEVLQVPSIIQGLRGEAYELKEIPPIQLAPGTTKLTKDQKNLYTNLHTYNNLIPFFENQQDSDEFLMPLIDSLITVDKKNNSVKKMLSFETKDTIQHKNITQANKSHKTEKTEQGRKLILNFSQPLPEKSSTTMPMEFLLDYYFQQENMTGDNQWFCQACNAKVDATKGILLDANNPMPEILIVQLNRFAYDMIQDITTKIYNPVPLNNYLILKSNYFSNQITEPVYYKLISFVLHQGPFGGGHYTAFVYNQADNHWWYCDDETTTKFESNEINKVLSAGIYPHDGNLEKKATGIFTPYLLFYQKTESPNQQMENLTTALQALKFKLAELATKLSSLK, encoded by the coding sequence ATGAAAAAGATTTTGTTGGGCTTAATGCTCAACGTTGTGACTATTTCGCAAATGTTTGGCACAACAAAAACCACGTTGGACAGGCTTTATAAATCACCACCGGTTGGTATTAATAACTATATGGGAAACTCATGTTTTATGAATGCTGCCATGCAAGCCTTGTACTACATACGGCCGCTAACACAACATCTTTTTTCTCAACCATTTAAAGATGCCTTGGTGGGCAATGAAAACACGGTAGCAGGAAAATATGTAGATTTTTTAGAAAAGCTAATAACTACTAGTCCAAAGGCTTTAACTACCGATGATGCCAAGACGTTTCGCGACTTTATTACGTGCCGAGCAATGCAATCCAACATTCTTAATGAAGTACTACAAGTGCCATCCATAATCCAAGGATTGCGAGGTGAAGCCTACGAACTCAAAGAGATACCACCAATCCAACTTGCTCCAGGCACAACAAAGCTTACAAAAGATCAAAAAAATCTGTACACAAATCTTCATACTTATAACAATCTCATACCTTTTTTTGAAAATCAACAAGATAGCGATGAGTTTCTTATGCCGCTTATCGACTCACTAATCACGGTTGATAAAAAAAACAACTCTGTTAAAAAAATGTTAAGTTTTGAAACTAAAGATACTATTCAACACAAAAACATTACTCAAGCCAATAAATCACATAAAACAGAAAAAACAGAGCAAGGTCGTAAACTAATACTCAATTTTTCTCAACCACTACCTGAAAAATCTTCAACTACTATGCCAATGGAATTCTTACTTGATTACTATTTTCAACAAGAAAATATGACGGGCGATAATCAGTGGTTCTGCCAAGCATGCAACGCAAAAGTAGATGCAACCAAGGGTATTTTACTTGACGCAAACAACCCAATGCCAGAAATTCTTATCGTTCAATTGAATCGCTTTGCCTACGATATGATTCAAGATATCACGACAAAAATCTACAATCCTGTACCTCTTAACAATTATCTCATTCTTAAAAGTAACTATTTTTCAAATCAAATAACAGAGCCTGTATACTACAAACTTATCAGCTTTGTTTTGCATCAAGGGCCTTTTGGTGGTGGACATTATACGGCTTTTGTTTATAACCAAGCAGATAATCACTGGTGGTATTGCGATGATGAAACAACAACAAAATTTGAATCAAATGAAATCAATAAGGTTCTTTCGGCAGGCATATATCCCCACGATGGAAATCTTGAAAAAAAAGCTACAGGAATATTCACACCCTACCTTCTTTTTTATCAAAAAACAGAAAGCCCAAACCAACAAATGGAAAATTTGACAACTGCCCTTCAAGCCCTCAAATTTAAATTGGCCGAGCTGGCAACAAAGTTAAGTTCGTTAAAATAG